From a region of the uncultured Draconibacterium sp. genome:
- a CDS encoding replication-associated recombination protein A: MNQPLAERLRPKTLDDYIGQEHLVGKNAVLRKLIDSGKITSLILWGPPGVGKTTLARIIANTLDRPFYTLSAINSGVKDIRDVIDKAKKQQFFNRPNPILFIDEIHRFSKSQQDSLLGAAEDGTITLIGATTENPSFEVISPLLSRCQVYILEHLDKAALLKIIKQATKKDTVLKEKKITLREDSAILRYSGGDARKLLNVLELVTLGEDSDNIVITDKKVTDKLQKNLSIYDKKGEMHYDVISAFIKSIRGGDPDAAVYWLARMLEGGEDIKFIARRLLILAAEDVGLANPNGLLMAQNTFDAVHKIGMPEARIILSECTIYLATSPKSNSAYEAINNAIALVKQTGDLPVPLHIRNAPTKLMKEIGYGKDYKYAHSYDGNFVEQDFLPKEIKNNRIYQPQNNASEAKILERLKLWWGKRF, encoded by the coding sequence ATGAATCAGCCACTTGCAGAACGCTTACGACCAAAAACTTTAGACGATTACATCGGACAGGAACACCTTGTTGGCAAGAATGCCGTTTTGCGCAAGTTGATCGATTCGGGTAAGATAACGTCACTCATTTTGTGGGGACCTCCGGGAGTGGGAAAAACGACACTGGCCCGTATTATTGCCAACACACTTGACCGGCCATTTTACACGCTAAGCGCCATTAATTCCGGCGTAAAAGACATACGCGATGTGATTGACAAAGCCAAAAAGCAACAGTTTTTCAATCGCCCAAATCCGATACTGTTTATCGACGAGATACACCGTTTTAGCAAATCGCAGCAAGATTCGTTGCTGGGTGCTGCTGAGGACGGTACCATTACATTAATCGGTGCAACAACAGAGAATCCTTCGTTCGAGGTGATCTCTCCCCTACTCTCGCGATGCCAGGTTTATATTCTGGAGCATCTCGATAAAGCCGCTTTGCTAAAGATCATTAAACAAGCCACAAAAAAGGATACGGTACTTAAGGAAAAAAAAATAACACTACGCGAAGATTCGGCGATACTGCGTTACTCAGGTGGCGATGCAAGAAAACTGCTAAATGTATTAGAGCTGGTTACGCTTGGCGAAGACAGCGATAACATTGTTATTACCGATAAAAAAGTAACCGACAAGCTGCAGAAAAACCTTTCGATATACGATAAGAAAGGGGAAATGCACTACGATGTTATTTCAGCATTTATAAAAAGTATTCGTGGTGGCGATCCGGATGCGGCGGTGTACTGGCTGGCCCGAATGCTTGAAGGTGGCGAAGACATTAAATTTATTGCCCGCCGTTTGCTGATACTGGCCGCCGAAGATGTTGGTCTGGCCAATCCGAATGGGCTGCTGATGGCACAAAACACTTTCGATGCTGTGCATAAAATCGGGATGCCCGAAGCGCGCATTATTTTATCGGAATGTACAATTTACCTGGCTACCTCGCCAAAAAGTAACTCGGCCTACGAAGCCATCAACAATGCCATTGCACTGGTAAAACAAACCGGCGATCTTCCGGTGCCGCTGCACATACGAAATGCACCAACCAAGCTGATGAAAGAGATTGGCTACGGCAAAGATTACAAATACGCGCACTCGTACGACGGCAATTTTGTGGAACAGGATTTCCTACCAAAAGAGATAAAAAACAACCGCATTTACCAGCCACAGAATAACGCATCCGAGGCGAAGATATTGGAGCGTTTGAAGCTTTGGTGGGGAAAGCGGTTTTAG
- a CDS encoding OadG family protein: MMNEALKLMLTGMSTVFFILIMVVVLGNIIIRITNRFEVAVVDPSGAASNSQKEIKPSKLAAIVSAIEITTKGKGRVTSVEKMSE; the protein is encoded by the coding sequence ATGATGAACGAAGCTTTAAAATTGATGCTAACGGGCATGAGTACCGTCTTTTTTATCCTCATCATGGTGGTGGTTTTGGGTAACATTATTATTCGTATTACCAATCGTTTTGAAGTCGCAGTTGTCGATCCTTCGGGGGCTGCATCAAATTCGCAAAAAGAAATTAAGCCATCAAAACTGGCCGCTATTGTTTCTGCTATAGAAATTACCACTAAAGGAAAAGGCAGAGTAACATCGGTAGAGAAAATGAGTGAGTAG
- a CDS encoding cold shock domain-containing protein yields MGRSKETFGKKEVRKKQAKKRKEKEARKQARKETGGNSGLDDMIAYVDEFGNITDTPPDETQKEEVNIEDIDVSVPKGGYGEAEPKEKQGIVTFFNDQKGYGFIRNLSNNQNIFVHINEVDGEIKEGNRVTYEEGQGPKGPAAMNVKISG; encoded by the coding sequence ATGGGAAGATCGAAAGAAACATTTGGTAAAAAAGAAGTACGAAAAAAACAAGCAAAGAAGAGAAAAGAAAAAGAAGCAAGAAAGCAGGCTCGTAAAGAAACTGGCGGCAATTCAGGCTTGGACGATATGATTGCCTATGTTGATGAGTTTGGTAACATCACCGATACTCCGCCGGACGAAACACAAAAAGAAGAAGTAAACATTGAAGATATTGATGTAAGTGTTCCAAAAGGAGGTTACGGAGAAGCAGAGCCTAAAGAAAAACAAGGTATAGTTACATTCTTTAACGACCAAAAAGGATACGGTTTTATTCGTAACCTGTCGAATAACCAAAATATTTTTGTTCATATTAACGAAGTAGATGGCGAGATTAAAGAAGGTAACCGTGTAACCTACGAAGAAGGACAAGGTCCAAAAGGCCCGGCGGCGATGAATGTGAAGATCTCAGGCTAA
- a CDS encoding sodium ion-translocating decarboxylase subunit beta — MDILSELFNMTALGEITWQTLIMWAISFVLLYLGIKKGYEPLLLIPIAFGVLLANFPGGQMGVVNPELIELEGHRYMNLFEIAHDYGIMNYLYYSLIKTGLLPPVIFMGVGVLTDFGPMLRNLKLALFGAAAQIGIFTILLGAIAVGFTPKEAASLGIIGGADGPTAIYTTIKLAPHLLGPIAIAAYSYMALVPVIVPLVSKLFISKKEFTINMKQMEKQYPAKVQIKNMKAAKIIFPIALGTLAAVLVPSSVPLLGMLLFGNLIKEIGSSTSRLADAAQGPIMNTATIFLGLTVGATMTAEVFLSAKTLGIVVGGFVAFAISITGGIFAVKLVNLFSKKKINPLIGATGLSAVPMASRVANELALKYDKKNHILQYCMASNISGVIGSAVAAGVLISFLM; from the coding sequence ATGGATATTTTATCAGAACTGTTTAACATGACCGCGCTTGGCGAGATCACCTGGCAAACATTAATAATGTGGGCGATTTCGTTTGTGCTGCTTTATCTTGGGATAAAGAAAGGGTACGAGCCCTTGTTGCTTATCCCGATAGCATTTGGTGTTTTACTGGCCAATTTCCCGGGGGGACAAATGGGAGTTGTAAACCCCGAACTGATTGAGCTGGAAGGACACCGCTATATGAACCTATTTGAAATTGCGCATGATTACGGGATAATGAATTACCTGTATTATTCGTTGATTAAAACCGGTTTGCTGCCTCCTGTAATTTTTATGGGGGTTGGTGTATTAACCGATTTTGGTCCGATGTTGCGTAACCTGAAACTTGCCTTGTTTGGCGCCGCTGCACAGATTGGTATTTTTACCATTCTTCTTGGCGCTATTGCTGTTGGTTTTACACCTAAAGAAGCTGCTTCGCTGGGTATTATTGGTGGTGCCGATGGCCCTACCGCTATCTACACAACCATAAAACTGGCTCCGCACTTACTTGGCCCTATCGCTATTGCTGCGTATTCGTACATGGCGCTGGTGCCTGTTATTGTTCCCCTGGTTTCAAAGTTGTTTATCTCTAAAAAAGAGTTTACTATCAATATGAAACAAATGGAGAAACAGTACCCGGCAAAAGTTCAGATAAAAAATATGAAAGCTGCCAAAATTATTTTCCCTATTGCTTTGGGAACGTTGGCTGCCGTTCTTGTTCCATCGTCGGTGCCGCTTTTGGGAATGCTGTTGTTTGGTAACCTGATTAAAGAGATTGGTTCGTCGACAAGCCGTTTGGCCGATGCTGCACAGGGACCAATTATGAATACTGCAACCATTTTTCTTGGGCTTACCGTTGGAGCAACTATGACTGCTGAAGTATTCCTTTCGGCAAAAACACTGGGTATTGTTGTTGGAGGTTTTGTGGCCTTTGCCATTTCAATTACCGGAGGTATTTTTGCGGTGAAACTGGTAAACCTTTTTAGCAAGAAAAAGATCAATCCGCTTATTGGTGCAACCGGATTGAGTGCGGTGCCAATGGCGTCGCGTGTGGCTAACGAGCTGGCATTGAAATACGACAAAAAGAACCACATTTTACAGTACTGTATGGCCAGTAACATTTCGGGTGTAATTGGCTCGGCAGTTGCTGCAGGTGTGCTTATTTCGTTCTTAATGTAG
- a CDS encoding NYN domain-containing protein, whose product MGKDLKLAVLIDGDNIPSAYVKEMMEEIAKYGNPTIKRIYGDWTRPGLNKWKNLLLDNAITPIQQYGYTIGKNATDSAMIIDAMDILYSEKVDGFCLVSSDSDFTRLATRLREAGMHVIGIGEKKTPDPFIVSCDRFIYIEILKSRSKENETSPSNKSEKKSVDKVTPKVIRLISKTISDLADDDGWAFLGDVGSLLQKKQPNFDSRNYGFEKLTPLIDSTGMFEIDQRVGQGKYKLMYVRNKKR is encoded by the coding sequence ATGGGAAAAGATTTAAAGTTAGCGGTGCTTATCGATGGCGATAACATTCCATCTGCATACGTTAAAGAAATGATGGAGGAGATTGCCAAATATGGCAATCCTACCATTAAACGTATTTACGGCGACTGGACGCGGCCCGGTTTAAACAAATGGAAAAACCTGTTACTCGACAATGCGATAACACCCATACAACAGTACGGCTATACCATTGGTAAAAATGCTACCGATTCGGCCATGATCATCGACGCAATGGATATCCTTTACAGCGAAAAAGTTGATGGTTTTTGCCTGGTATCAAGCGACAGCGATTTTACCCGACTGGCTACCCGATTGCGCGAAGCGGGGATGCACGTAATTGGCATTGGCGAGAAAAAAACACCGGATCCGTTTATCGTTTCATGCGACCGTTTTATTTATATCGAAATTCTGAAAAGCCGCTCGAAAGAGAATGAAACTTCTCCTTCTAATAAATCGGAGAAAAAAAGCGTAGACAAAGTTACACCAAAAGTTATTCGCTTGATTTCGAAAACCATTTCGGACCTGGCCGACGACGACGGCTGGGCTTTCCTGGGCGATGTGGGAAGTTTATTGCAAAAGAAACAACCGAATTTCGACTCAAGAAACTACGGTTTTGAAAAGCTTACGCCGCTAATCGACTCCACTGGCATGTTTGAAATCGATCAGCGCGTTGGGCAGGGAAAATACAAATTGATGTACGTTCGGAATAAGAAGCGATAG
- a CDS encoding tetratricopeptide repeat protein yields MKKLTILFALLLSMSFLAEAQLNINHFIRVGRTRISIGNYTGAIEYFNIVIEFKPYLAEAYLYRGIAKHSLEDYRGAIADYDKAIEIKPYYPRAYNNRGMAYHNLRLYKRAIEDYDRALEFDPSDESIYNNRGIAKLALKNLKGAIEDYDKALEVNPKSTHALMNRSNAKIVSGDIKGAISDLNQVIIIRPHYAAAYLNRGLARFELEDYASALRDYDQSIRFDAQNALAFNNRGIVKHKLEDYESAIMDYDMAIQLNPEMASAYFNRAMAREILDRPGYEQDYQIAARLNPQFDLSQRRINAEQLAQQQQQQQKQQQNSSSSQNNNQQNSQANQQALAQNNQQQSPQQNNDSVDDQKSDEEKRKEEMEAERRRRRMRMDLVIEDTRDIPEEVEEVDDGRIQNKNIVIDLQPMFFISAFEKNAVDYERFQYYNGIIDELNASNNYNPLLSLSNKPVTTYQSVFENFILFFNEKIEVQENAQNYLNRGIFYSLTGDYNNAFADLDKALELDEKSSLAYFTRANTRYKLKEQVELLAGNGSPNSLTLNEGKIKDNSNDKPTTVEYQEILDDYAATLFLDPDFFFGYYNRAFIKLRLGEYRSAVEDLNRAINLEPEFAEAYFNRGLTKIYLDDIEGGALDLSRAGELGIDGAYNIIKRYCN; encoded by the coding sequence ATGAAGAAACTTACCATACTTTTTGCACTCTTGTTGTCGATGAGTTTCCTGGCCGAAGCACAATTGAACATCAACCACTTTATAAGGGTTGGAAGAACGCGTATATCAATTGGCAACTACACGGGGGCAATCGAATATTTCAATATTGTTATTGAATTTAAGCCTTATTTGGCAGAAGCTTATTTGTATCGCGGAATTGCCAAACATTCGTTGGAAGATTACCGCGGCGCCATAGCCGATTATGACAAGGCAATTGAAATAAAACCTTATTACCCGCGGGCATACAACAATCGAGGAATGGCGTACCACAACCTCAGGCTGTACAAACGTGCCATTGAAGACTATGACCGGGCACTGGAATTCGACCCTTCAGATGAATCGATATACAACAACCGGGGAATTGCTAAACTGGCACTGAAGAACCTGAAAGGCGCCATTGAAGATTATGACAAGGCGCTTGAGGTGAATCCAAAATCGACGCATGCCTTGATGAACCGAAGCAACGCCAAAATTGTAAGCGGCGATATCAAAGGAGCCATCAGCGATTTAAACCAGGTAATTATTATCAGACCACATTATGCTGCCGCCTACTTAAACCGCGGTTTGGCGCGTTTTGAACTGGAAGATTATGCATCGGCATTGCGCGACTACGACCAAAGTATTCGTTTTGATGCCCAAAACGCCCTGGCATTTAATAATCGCGGTATTGTTAAACACAAGCTGGAGGACTACGAAAGTGCCATTATGGATTACGACATGGCCATACAGCTTAATCCGGAAATGGCAAGTGCCTATTTTAACCGTGCAATGGCCCGCGAAATATTAGACCGTCCCGGTTACGAGCAGGATTACCAAATTGCAGCACGCCTTAATCCGCAATTCGATTTAAGCCAGCGACGAATTAATGCCGAGCAGTTGGCACAACAGCAACAGCAGCAACAAAAACAACAGCAAAATTCATCATCGTCGCAAAATAATAATCAGCAAAATTCGCAGGCGAACCAACAGGCGCTGGCACAAAACAATCAGCAGCAATCGCCGCAGCAAAACAATGATTCTGTCGACGATCAGAAATCGGATGAAGAAAAACGTAAAGAAGAAATGGAAGCTGAAAGACGTCGGCGCCGGATGCGCATGGATTTGGTGATTGAAGACACCCGCGACATTCCGGAAGAAGTGGAGGAGGTTGACGATGGCCGTATTCAGAATAAAAACATTGTTATCGACTTGCAGCCCATGTTCTTTATCTCGGCATTTGAAAAAAATGCGGTCGATTACGAACGTTTCCAATATTACAATGGCATAATTGACGAGCTCAATGCATCAAACAATTACAACCCGCTGCTTTCGCTTTCAAATAAACCGGTAACCACCTACCAGTCGGTTTTCGAGAATTTTATTCTGTTTTTTAACGAAAAAATTGAGGTGCAGGAAAATGCTCAGAATTATTTGAATCGTGGTATTTTTTATAGCCTTACGGGCGATTACAACAATGCGTTTGCCGATTTGGATAAAGCTTTAGAGTTGGATGAAAAATCATCTTTGGCCTATTTTACACGTGCCAACACACGATACAAGCTGAAAGAACAGGTGGAACTTTTAGCAGGAAACGGTTCTCCCAATTCGCTTACTCTGAACGAAGGGAAGATAAAAGATAACAGCAACGACAAACCTACAACAGTAGAGTACCAGGAAATTCTTGATGATTACGCAGCAACACTATTTCTTGATCCCGATTTCTTTTTTGGCTATTACAACCGTGCGTTTATAAAACTGCGCCTGGGCGAATACCGAAGTGCGGTGGAGGATTTGAATCGTGCCATCAACTTAGAACCGGAATTTGCAGAAGCTTATTTTAACCGCGGACTTACAAAAATTTATCTCGACGATATTGAGGGAGGAGCGCTGGATTTGAGCCGGGCCGGAGAACTTGGAATAGACGGAGCCTACAACATTATTAAACGGTACTGTAATTAG
- a CDS encoding biotin/lipoyl-containing protein: MKKEIKFSLLYRDMWQSSGKYVPKVEQLEKVAPAIIDMGCFDRVETNGGGFEQINLLFGENPNIANRRWTQPFNDAGIQTHMLERALNGIRMSPVPADVRKLMFKVKKLQGTDIARSFCGLNDPRNLENSIKFAKEGGMISQAALSLTISEVHTVEYYTNLANTLIEMGADEICVKDMAGIGRPAFIGKIIKNIKTAHPKTTVQYHGHSGPGFSMASILEAARAGVDYVDVAMEPLSWGTGHADVLAVQGMLKDAGYAVKEVNMKAYMEVRAMTQEFINDFLGYYINPKNRHMNSLLIGSGLPGGMMGSLMADLDNNLESLNKWLTKRNKPTLSQDDLLIKLFEEVEYIWPKLGYPPLVTPFSQYVKNLALMNVLQVIKGRERWSMIADNIWDMIIGKSGKLPGELAPEIIELAKEKGKEFFTGVPQEQYPDNLDVFKKEMDDNGWDYGQDDEELFELAMHPEQYRAYKSGKAKADFEADLAEKKAAAEPKQEVVEVPAGAFEPKSMVIDVNGEKFKVGVSYDGAESAPAAASSTPVKETAAPAVNGSVASEVIAPLEGKFMLTKDTSETALKVGDTVKEGDLVCYIESMKTYNAIVAESDGTVVAILKANGDNVDEDDVLVQLS; the protein is encoded by the coding sequence ATGAAGAAAGAGATCAAATTTAGCTTGCTGTATAGAGATATGTGGCAGTCTTCAGGGAAATACGTTCCCAAAGTAGAACAACTGGAAAAAGTTGCACCCGCAATTATCGATATGGGATGTTTCGACAGGGTCGAGACCAACGGTGGTGGATTTGAACAGATCAACCTTTTATTTGGCGAAAATCCAAACATTGCCAACCGCAGATGGACGCAGCCTTTTAACGATGCCGGTATTCAAACACACATGTTAGAGCGTGCTTTGAACGGTATTAGGATGAGCCCGGTACCTGCCGACGTTCGTAAGCTGATGTTTAAAGTAAAGAAATTACAAGGTACTGATATTGCCCGTTCATTCTGTGGATTGAACGATCCGCGTAACCTTGAAAACTCGATTAAGTTTGCCAAAGAAGGTGGAATGATCTCGCAGGCAGCTTTGAGTTTAACCATTTCGGAAGTGCACACAGTGGAGTATTACACTAATCTTGCCAACACTTTAATAGAAATGGGTGCCGACGAGATTTGTGTAAAAGATATGGCCGGTATTGGCCGTCCTGCTTTCATCGGAAAAATCATCAAGAATATAAAAACTGCACATCCTAAAACTACTGTTCAGTACCACGGTCACTCTGGTCCTGGTTTTTCAATGGCAAGTATTTTAGAAGCTGCACGTGCCGGAGTTGATTATGTTGACGTGGCTATGGAGCCACTGTCATGGGGTACAGGTCACGCCGATGTACTGGCTGTTCAGGGTATGTTAAAAGATGCCGGTTATGCCGTAAAAGAGGTTAATATGAAAGCGTACATGGAAGTTCGTGCGATGACCCAGGAGTTTATCAACGATTTCCTTGGTTATTACATCAATCCAAAAAACCGTCACATGAACTCATTGTTGATTGGTTCAGGTCTTCCCGGCGGAATGATGGGTAGTTTAATGGCCGACCTGGATAACAACCTCGAGAGCCTAAACAAATGGCTGACAAAACGCAATAAACCAACCTTATCGCAGGACGATCTGTTGATTAAACTGTTTGAGGAAGTAGAATATATATGGCCTAAATTAGGTTACCCACCGCTGGTAACTCCATTTAGTCAGTACGTGAAAAACCTGGCACTAATGAATGTGTTGCAGGTGATTAAAGGACGCGAACGCTGGAGTATGATTGCTGATAACATCTGGGATATGATCATCGGTAAATCAGGAAAACTTCCGGGAGAATTAGCACCTGAGATTATTGAGCTGGCCAAAGAAAAAGGAAAAGAATTCTTTACCGGTGTACCACAAGAGCAATATCCTGATAACCTTGATGTGTTCAAGAAAGAAATGGATGACAACGGTTGGGATTATGGTCAGGACGACGAAGAGTTATTCGAGCTGGCTATGCACCCCGAGCAATACCGCGCTTATAAATCGGGTAAAGCAAAAGCTGATTTCGAAGCCGACCTTGCCGAAAAGAAAGCTGCTGCTGAGCCAAAACAAGAGGTGGTTGAAGTTCCTGCCGGCGCATTCGAGCCAAAATCAATGGTGATTGATGTGAATGGCGAGAAATTTAAAGTAGGTGTTAGCTACGATGGTGCTGAATCTGCTCCTGCAGCTGCAAGTTCTACTCCTGTTAAAGAAACTGCTGCACCGGCAGTAAACGGTAGCGTTGCTTCAGAAGTGATTGCTCCGCTGGAAGGGAAATTCATGTTAACTAAAGATACATCGGAAACCGCGCTTAAAGTTGGCGATACAGTAAAAGAGGGTGATTTGGTTTGTTACATCGAATCGATGAAAACCTATAATGCTATTGTTGCTGAAAGCGATGGTACTGTAGTTGCCATTTTAAAAGCTAATGGCGACAACGTGGACGAAGACGATGTTTTGGTACAATTGTCATAA
- a CDS encoding DNA-3-methyladenine glycosylase I has translation MCKRCAWGTKNELMIKYHDEEWGVPLHDDDKLFEFFVLEGFQAGLSWQIVLNKRENFRKAFDHFNPQKVARYSENKIQELIRDKSIIRNQQKIRACVNNAQRFLEVQKEFGTFDRYIWEFVDFKPILNSFKMIEELPAKTELSDTISKDLKSRGFKFVGSTVIYAHMQATGMVNDHLVDCFRYHEIQ, from the coding sequence ATGTGTAAACGCTGCGCTTGGGGAACAAAAAACGAGCTGATGATCAAATATCACGATGAAGAATGGGGAGTGCCGCTTCATGACGACGATAAATTGTTTGAATTCTTTGTTCTGGAGGGATTTCAAGCCGGTTTAAGCTGGCAGATTGTGTTGAATAAACGCGAGAATTTTCGAAAAGCATTCGACCATTTCAACCCGCAAAAGGTGGCACGGTATTCCGAAAATAAAATTCAGGAGCTTATCCGGGATAAGTCAATTATCCGCAACCAGCAAAAGATTAGGGCCTGTGTAAATAATGCACAACGTTTTCTTGAAGTGCAAAAAGAGTTTGGCACCTTTGATCGCTACATTTGGGAGTTTGTAGATTTTAAGCCTATTCTAAATAGCTTTAAAATGATTGAAGAATTGCCGGCAAAAACAGAACTGTCGGACACGATATCGAAGGACCTGAAATCGCGCGGATTTAAGTTCGTGGGGTCGACAGTAATTTATGCGCACATGCAGGCCACAGGAATGGTAAACGATCACCTGGTTGATTGCTTCCGTTACCACGAAATTCAGTGA
- a CDS encoding C1 family peptidase, whose translation MKLRFILTVLIAVFTLSVFAENDKKGEEKGYVFEDEISLAVTPVKDQYRSGTCWSFSGLSFLESEMMRLGKPEVDLSEMFVVWHTYSDKAEKHVRVHGNLNFSAGGAFHDVTNMIAKYGIVPESVYDGLNYGEEKHVHGEMDNVLKDHVDAVVKNGNRKLSTVWHEAIDGTLNSYLGELPQKFEYQGKQYTPQSFASDYVGLNMDDYVEITSYTHHPFYDKFILEVPDNWSWDQVYNVPLEELETIIDYSLNNGLTIAWAADVSEKGFATSNKGVAVLPTAPEENMDDAEIAKWEALPQKDKEKELYKLDNPVPELVVTQEMRQRAFDDYETTDDHGMHIIGTAKDQEGHTFYKVKNSWGDYNKYDGYFYASKPYVNYKTMCIMVHKDGIPQSIREKLKL comes from the coding sequence ATGAAGTTGCGTTTTATTTTAACCGTATTGATTGCGGTATTTACACTCAGTGTATTTGCAGAGAATGATAAAAAGGGGGAGGAAAAAGGTTATGTTTTTGAAGACGAGATTTCGTTAGCAGTGACGCCTGTAAAAGACCAATACCGTTCGGGTACTTGCTGGTCGTTTTCGGGGCTTTCATTTTTGGAGTCGGAAATGATGCGCCTGGGAAAACCTGAGGTTGACCTTTCCGAAATGTTTGTTGTATGGCATACCTATTCCGATAAAGCCGAAAAGCACGTACGTGTGCACGGCAATCTGAATTTCTCAGCAGGTGGTGCTTTCCACGATGTTACCAATATGATTGCGAAGTACGGCATTGTTCCGGAGTCGGTTTATGATGGTTTAAACTATGGCGAAGAAAAACATGTGCATGGAGAAATGGATAATGTGTTGAAAGACCATGTTGACGCTGTGGTGAAAAACGGTAACCGAAAATTGAGCACGGTATGGCACGAAGCCATTGATGGGACATTAAACTCGTATTTGGGCGAGTTGCCACAAAAATTTGAGTACCAAGGAAAACAATATACACCACAAAGTTTTGCCAGCGATTATGTTGGGTTGAATATGGACGATTATGTGGAAATCACTTCGTATACACACCATCCGTTTTACGATAAATTTATTCTTGAAGTTCCTGATAACTGGTCGTGGGATCAGGTGTACAACGTACCTCTTGAGGAATTGGAAACGATTATTGATTATTCGTTGAATAATGGATTAACCATTGCATGGGCAGCCGATGTTAGCGAAAAAGGATTTGCCACCAGTAACAAAGGTGTGGCTGTTTTGCCGACTGCGCCGGAAGAGAACATGGATGATGCCGAAATTGCAAAATGGGAGGCTCTGCCACAAAAAGACAAAGAAAAAGAATTGTATAAACTGGACAACCCGGTACCTGAATTGGTAGTTACCCAGGAAATGCGCCAGAGAGCATTTGATGATTACGAAACTACCGACGACCACGGAATGCATATTATAGGTACTGCAAAAGATCAGGAAGGACATACTTTCTATAAAGTGAAAAACTCGTGGGGCGATTACAATAAATACGATGGTTATTTCTATGCCTCGAAACCTTACGTGAATTACAAAACAATGTGCATAATGGTGCACAAAGACGGCATACCCCAAAGTATAAGAGAAAAACTTAAACTTTAA